In Mercenaria mercenaria strain notata chromosome 14, MADL_Memer_1, whole genome shotgun sequence, the following are encoded in one genomic region:
- the LOC123527450 gene encoding uncharacterized protein LOC123527450, with protein sequence MLPPLDKVIAGLVVLCLHYSFANDVLSDTASMQDDVQEMDKRRLDSISAHGLSGFAKRRFDSIADYRGFSGFADKRPFDSLYRGRLNGFVKRPFDSIQDGNLRGFVKRRLDSIGNYGGLSGFTKKSLDSINRGGLDGFVKRPMDSIYRGGLNGFVKRPMDSIYRGGLNGFVKRRLDSIGSSGLSGFVKRDGENAEGEVTD encoded by the exons ATGCTACCGCCGTTGGATAAAGTCATAGCCGGACTGGTCGTGCTATGTCTACATTACAGCTTCGCAAACGACGTG TTATCCGACACAGCATCTATGCAAGACGATGTTCAGGAAATGGACAAACGTAGACTGGATTCAATTTCTGCTCATGGACTAAGTGGCTTTGCTAAACGTAGGTTCGACAGCATAGCTGATTACAGAGGATTTTCTG gATTTGCAGACAAACGACCATTCGACTCTCTCTACCGAGGCAGATTAAACGGCTTCGTCAAGCGTCCATTCGATTCAATCCAAGATGGCAACCTTCGTGGCTTTGTTAAACGACGTCTTGACAGTATCGGCAATTATGGCGGACTTTCAGGGTTTACCAAGAAATCACTAGATTCAATCAACAGAGGTGGACTCGATGGATTTGTAAAGCGACCCATGGATTCAATCTACCGCGGCGGTCTGAACGGATTTGTGAAAAGGCCAATGGATTCAATCTACAGGGGCGGTTTGAATGGCTTCGTCAAGCGTCGACTTGACTCGATCGGGAGCAGTGGTTTGAGCGGATTTGTAAAGCGTGATGGCGAAAACGCCGAGGGCGAAGTCACAGATTAG